The proteins below come from a single Halobacillus salinarum genomic window:
- a CDS encoding glycoside hydrolase family 13 protein has product MERIWWKEAVGYQVYPRSFQDSNGDGIGDLQGIIQRLDYLEELGIDFIWICPMYKSPKDDNGYDISDYKDILEEFGTMDDFDQLLQEVHSRGMKLIIDLVLNHTSDEHPWFIESRSSKDHPKRDWYIWRDGKNGGEPNNWESIFGGSAWEYDQKTEQYYLHVFSTKQPDLNWENPEVREALYETVNWWLDKGVDGFRIDAISHIKKRPNLPDMPNPDNLPYVSSFDMHMNQEGIHKFLQEFKDRTYDNYDVMTVGEANGVSADEAHLWVGEQGKMNMVFQFEHLDLWDQDAEQKLDIKGLKQVLTRWQTGLQDIGWNALFVENHDKARVVSTWGDDEEYWRESATAIGAMYFFMQGTPFIYQGQEIGMTNVAFPSIEDYDDVAAKNFYASKKAEGWDEQEIMKVLWNTSRDNSRTPMQWSTTAHAGFSTAEPWMKVNPNYSEVNVKDQLDTPESILNFYKQMIDLKKRYELFTYGVYQLLMDNDPKVYAYSRTFENHKAYIITNLTDQEAEFHSPRLLPYETLALANQTVEEHEPLNTFGLRPYEARIYIF; this is encoded by the coding sequence ATGGAAAGAATTTGGTGGAAAGAAGCCGTAGGTTATCAAGTGTATCCCCGAAGCTTCCAGGATTCCAATGGAGACGGAATCGGTGACCTTCAAGGAATCATCCAGCGCCTCGATTATTTAGAGGAACTCGGCATCGATTTCATCTGGATCTGCCCGATGTATAAGTCGCCTAAGGATGACAACGGCTATGACATATCCGATTACAAGGATATATTAGAAGAATTCGGTACGATGGATGACTTTGACCAGCTGCTCCAGGAAGTGCACAGCCGCGGAATGAAGCTGATCATTGATCTCGTCTTAAACCATACAAGTGATGAACATCCGTGGTTCATCGAGTCCCGCTCTTCTAAAGATCATCCGAAAAGAGACTGGTACATTTGGCGGGATGGGAAAAACGGTGGCGAACCGAATAACTGGGAAAGCATCTTTGGCGGATCTGCCTGGGAATACGATCAGAAAACGGAACAGTATTATCTCCACGTATTTTCAACGAAACAGCCGGATTTGAACTGGGAAAACCCCGAAGTTAGAGAGGCACTCTATGAGACGGTCAACTGGTGGCTCGATAAAGGCGTGGATGGTTTCCGGATTGATGCCATCAGCCATATCAAAAAACGCCCGAACCTGCCGGACATGCCAAACCCGGACAACCTTCCGTATGTCTCCTCGTTTGATATGCACATGAATCAAGAAGGGATTCATAAGTTTTTACAAGAATTTAAGGACCGTACTTATGATAATTATGATGTGATGACTGTCGGAGAAGCGAATGGAGTGAGTGCGGATGAAGCTCACCTCTGGGTTGGAGAACAAGGCAAAATGAACATGGTTTTTCAATTCGAACATTTGGACTTGTGGGATCAGGATGCCGAGCAAAAACTTGATATCAAGGGACTTAAGCAGGTTTTGACCCGCTGGCAGACAGGGCTTCAGGATATTGGCTGGAACGCTTTGTTCGTGGAAAACCACGATAAAGCCCGAGTCGTTTCCACCTGGGGCGATGATGAGGAATATTGGCGTGAAAGTGCAACAGCAATCGGAGCGATGTACTTTTTCATGCAAGGCACACCTTTTATTTATCAAGGACAGGAAATCGGCATGACCAACGTGGCCTTTCCTTCAATCGAAGATTACGATGACGTCGCTGCTAAGAACTTTTATGCCAGCAAAAAGGCTGAAGGCTGGGACGAACAGGAGATTATGAAGGTACTTTGGAACACTTCAAGAGATAACAGCCGCACACCGATGCAGTGGAGCACTACCGCTCATGCAGGCTTCTCAACTGCAGAGCCGTGGATGAAGGTCAATCCTAATTATTCAGAAGTGAATGTAAAAGACCAGCTTGACACCCCTGAATCGATTTTGAATTTTTATAAACAGATGATCGACCTCAAAAAAAGATACGAGCTCTTTACGTACGGAGTTTATCAGCTGTTGATGGATAACGACCCGAAGGTTTATGCCTATTCGCGTACGTTTGAAAATCATAAGGCTTATATTATTACGAACCTGACGGATCAAGAAGCGGAGTTTCACTCCCCCCGCCTCCTTCCTTACGAGACGCTTGCGCTTGCTAATCAAACCGTCGAGGAACATGAACCGTTAAATACTTTTGGTTTGCGGCCATATGAGGCACGCATTTATATTTTTTAA
- the ribD gene encoding bifunctional diaminohydroxyphosphoribosylaminopyrimidine deaminase/5-amino-6-(5-phosphoribosylamino)uracil reductase RibD: protein MDRDQHYMAMALQMARETIGQTSPNPSVAAVVVKENQVAGIGVHVKAGEPHAEVHAIQMAGDKAAGAEIFVTLEPCSHYGRTPPCAKAIIDAGIERVVIATTDPNPKVAGRGIDMMEEAGIEVKVNVLKKEADQINLSFFHYINTSEPYVRLKSAMSLDGKIATSTGESQWITGEKARLDGHQYRHKSDAILVGVNTVLTDNPKLTTRIQGGGINPVRIILDTHLRTPPSAQLVQNSEAQTWIFTGRTVSPEQREHFSGFPHVSIIPLEAEEIKVEELLRYLGEQEITSLLIEGGGTIADAFVRAGRVNEMISYIAPKLIGGKNALTPVSGEGIPHLKNVQSLTIQSHEQLGQDIKIVSVKEG from the coding sequence ATGGATCGAGATCAGCATTATATGGCAATGGCTCTGCAGATGGCCAGGGAAACGATCGGACAGACCAGCCCGAATCCTTCTGTTGCAGCTGTCGTAGTCAAAGAAAATCAAGTGGCAGGAATCGGTGTTCACGTAAAAGCTGGAGAACCTCATGCGGAAGTGCATGCCATCCAGATGGCTGGGGATAAGGCAGCGGGAGCTGAAATTTTCGTAACTCTTGAACCGTGCAGCCATTACGGAAGAACGCCTCCTTGTGCGAAAGCGATTATCGATGCCGGGATTGAGCGGGTAGTGATTGCAACGACCGATCCCAATCCAAAAGTAGCAGGACGCGGCATAGACATGATGGAAGAAGCAGGGATTGAAGTGAAAGTCAATGTATTAAAAAAAGAAGCCGATCAAATTAATCTGTCTTTTTTCCATTATATTAATACATCAGAGCCGTACGTCCGGCTGAAATCAGCGATGAGTCTTGACGGAAAGATCGCTACTTCAACTGGAGAGAGCCAGTGGATTACTGGGGAGAAGGCCCGCTTGGATGGTCATCAGTACCGGCACAAATCGGATGCTATTCTCGTAGGAGTGAATACTGTATTAACGGATAATCCTAAGCTTACCACCCGCATTCAAGGAGGAGGCATTAATCCTGTCCGGATTATTCTGGATACCCATTTAAGAACCCCGCCTTCTGCTCAGCTCGTTCAAAATAGCGAAGCACAAACTTGGATTTTTACGGGCAGAACAGTTTCTCCAGAGCAACGTGAACATTTTTCCGGTTTTCCTCATGTTTCGATTATTCCGCTTGAAGCAGAAGAAATAAAAGTGGAGGAGCTGCTCAGGTATTTAGGAGAGCAGGAGATTACTTCTCTTTTAATCGAAGGCGGAGGGACAATAGCCGATGCTTTTGTCCGTGCAGGTCGTGTGAATGAAATGATTTCCTATATTGCACCAAAGCTGATCGGTGGAAAAAATGCGCTTACCCCTGTAAGCGGAGAAGGGATCCCGCATTTGAAGAATGTGCAATCGTTAACGATTCAATCACATGAACAACTGGGTCAGGATATCAAAATTGTCTCTGTCAAGGAGGGTTAA